One Saimiri boliviensis isolate mSaiBol1 chromosome 17, mSaiBol1.pri, whole genome shotgun sequence genomic window carries:
- the MTNAP1 gene encoding mitochondrial nucleoid-associated protein 1 isoform X3, which produces MSDHPSRMEVCPYCKKPFKRLKSHLPYCKMIGPTIPTEQKVYRSKPASLSHAKKMKGPIKVVVIKAKGKELEKENEERNSELIMDKPEQTVKSFPLPAVGLERAATTEADKDGKNPTQPSFKMPKNTKLKTAFQEETKMQFYAAENTSPKRELAKDLPKSGESRCHPSEAGASLLLGSREPSLSNQDRKYSSTIPNHIQTTSCDLQLDKIDPQRQELPVQLLDGPTGDCHSSPKNVGDGVKRVRTSLSSNERDSKGRDHLSGVTVDVRVTETPEKNTESLILSLKMSSLGKIQVMEKQEKGLTLGVETCGSKKNAEKSVSATEKQEWTALSHGSENFSTKDSATGKKSQGEGPHLSLFIPKETTYEFHSVLQPSGQSLASLATKFLQEEKAEGWSHNHVPGVKTLMESPEGQVSLEPRSVSQFQASHTGCQSPLHSAQHHTPQSAFTNHAAAGRKTLPSCMGLEWFPELYPGYIGLGVLPGKPQYWNAVFQKPQLISPHGETLSQEKLCRPLPWKSTAPPCVGVAKTTGEHRSKTCLD; this is translated from the exons ATGAGTGATCATCCATCCAGAATGGAGGTGTGCCCTTATTGTAAGAAGCCATTTAAACGATTAAAATCCCACTTGCCATACTGTAAGATGATAGGACCAACCATACCTACTGAACAAAAAGTTTATCGGTCCAAGCCTGCTTCACTCTCACATGCTAAGAAAATGAAAGGGCCAATCAAAGTTGTTGTAATTAAAGCTAAAGggaaagaattagagaaagagaatgaagaaagaaattctgaGTTGATAATGGACAAACCAGAACAGACAGTGAAGTCCTTTCCACTACCTGCTGTTGGTTTGGAAAGAGCAGCTACTACAGAGGCAGATAAAGACGGCAAGAATCCAACCCAACCATCCttcaaaatgccaaaaaataCGAAGCTGAAGACTGCTTTCCAAGAAGAAACCAAGATGCAGTTTTATGCAGCAGAGAACACCTCTCCTAAAAGAGAACTTGCCAAAGATCTGCCTAAATCAGGAGAAAGTCGATGTCATCCCTCAGAAGCTGGAGCATCTTTACTGCTTGGCTCAAGAGAACCTTCTTTGTCAAATCAAGATAGAAAATATTCCTCAACTATACCTAATCATATACAAACTACCTCTTGTGATCTGCAATTGGACAAAATTGATCCCCAAAGACAAGAACTTCCTGTACAATTACTAGACGGGCCCACTGGTGATTGTCATAGTTCTCCGAAGAATGTCGGTGATGGGGTTAAAAGGGTAAGAACATCATTGTCAAGCAATGAGAGAGATTCCAAAGGCAGGGATCACCTCTCAGGAGTCACTGTTGATGTTCGAGTCACTGAGACTCCAGAAAAGAACACGGAATCACTCATTTTAAGCCTTAAAATGAGCTCATTAGGTAAAATCCAAGTCATggagaagcaagagaaaggacTTACGCTTGGAGTAGAGACGTGTGGAAgcaaaaaaaatgcagagaaaagtgTGTCCGCAACAGAAAAGCAGGAATGGACTGCCTTGAGCCATGGCTCTGAGAACTTCAGCACTAAGGATTCAGCCACAGGAAAGAAGTCTCAAGGTGAAGGACCACATTTAAGTTTGTTCATTCCAAAGGAGACAACTTACGAATTTCATTCTGTATTGCAGCCAAGTGGTCAAAGTCTTGCTTCTCTAGCTACAAAATTTCTTcaggaagagaaagcagaaggcTGGAGTCATAATCATGTCCCTGGTGTCAAGACATTAATGGAGAGTCCTGAGGGACAGGTGTCTCTGGAGCCCAGATCAGTCAGTCAGTTccaagcatcacacactgggtgcCAGAGCCCTTTACATTCAGCCCAGCATCACACTCCTCAGAGCGCCTTCACCAATCATGCAGCTGCTGGCAGGAAGACCCTTCCTAGCTGCATGGGGCTGGAGTGGTTTCCAGAGCTCTATCCTGGTTACATTGGACTAGGGGTGTTGCCAGGGAAGCCTCAGTATTGGAATGCAGTGTTCCAGAAGCCACAACTTATCAGTCCCCATGGGGAAACACTCTCACAAG AAAAACTGTGCCGACCCCTGCCCTGGAAGAGCACGGCACCTCCGTGTGTTGGCGTGGCGAAGACGACTGGGGAGCACCGCTCAAAAACGTGTTTGGATTAG
- the MTNAP1 gene encoding mitochondrial nucleoid-associated protein 1 isoform X1, which produces MSDHPSRMEVCPYCKKPFKRLKSHLPYCKMIGPTIPTEQKVYRSKPASLSHAKKMKGPIKVVVIKAKGKELEKENEERNSELIMDKPEQTVKSFPLPAVGLERAATTEADKDGKNPTQPSFKMPKNTKLKTAFQEETKMQFYAAENTSPKRELAKDLPKSGESRCHPSEAGASLLLGSREPSLSNQDRKYSSTIPNHIQTTSCDLQLDKIDPQRQELPVQLLDGPTGDCHSSPKNVGDGVKRVRTSLSSNERDSKGRDHLSGVTVDVRVTETPEKNTESLILSLKMSSLGKIQVMEKQEKGLTLGVETCGSKKNAEKSVSATEKQEWTALSHGSENFSTKDSATGKKSQGEGPHLSLFIPKETTYEFHSVLQPSGQSLASLATKFLQEEKAEGWSHNHVPGVKTLMESPEGQVSLEPRSVSQFQASHTGCQSPLHSAQHHTPQSAFTNHAAAGRKTLPSCMGLEWFPELYPGYIGLGVLPGKPQYWNAVFQKPQLISPHGETLSQVSLLERSSTHMRNLEPPTGLTTFSFSLMRFLGAVQKGWIRCNTTIRTSGVGSITMLFTGYFILCCSWSFRRLKKLCRPLPWKSTAPPCVGVAKTTGEHRSKTCLD; this is translated from the exons ATGAGTGATCATCCATCCAGAATGGAGGTGTGCCCTTATTGTAAGAAGCCATTTAAACGATTAAAATCCCACTTGCCATACTGTAAGATGATAGGACCAACCATACCTACTGAACAAAAAGTTTATCGGTCCAAGCCTGCTTCACTCTCACATGCTAAGAAAATGAAAGGGCCAATCAAAGTTGTTGTAATTAAAGCTAAAGggaaagaattagagaaagagaatgaagaaagaaattctgaGTTGATAATGGACAAACCAGAACAGACAGTGAAGTCCTTTCCACTACCTGCTGTTGGTTTGGAAAGAGCAGCTACTACAGAGGCAGATAAAGACGGCAAGAATCCAACCCAACCATCCttcaaaatgccaaaaaataCGAAGCTGAAGACTGCTTTCCAAGAAGAAACCAAGATGCAGTTTTATGCAGCAGAGAACACCTCTCCTAAAAGAGAACTTGCCAAAGATCTGCCTAAATCAGGAGAAAGTCGATGTCATCCCTCAGAAGCTGGAGCATCTTTACTGCTTGGCTCAAGAGAACCTTCTTTGTCAAATCAAGATAGAAAATATTCCTCAACTATACCTAATCATATACAAACTACCTCTTGTGATCTGCAATTGGACAAAATTGATCCCCAAAGACAAGAACTTCCTGTACAATTACTAGACGGGCCCACTGGTGATTGTCATAGTTCTCCGAAGAATGTCGGTGATGGGGTTAAAAGGGTAAGAACATCATTGTCAAGCAATGAGAGAGATTCCAAAGGCAGGGATCACCTCTCAGGAGTCACTGTTGATGTTCGAGTCACTGAGACTCCAGAAAAGAACACGGAATCACTCATTTTAAGCCTTAAAATGAGCTCATTAGGTAAAATCCAAGTCATggagaagcaagagaaaggacTTACGCTTGGAGTAGAGACGTGTGGAAgcaaaaaaaatgcagagaaaagtgTGTCCGCAACAGAAAAGCAGGAATGGACTGCCTTGAGCCATGGCTCTGAGAACTTCAGCACTAAGGATTCAGCCACAGGAAAGAAGTCTCAAGGTGAAGGACCACATTTAAGTTTGTTCATTCCAAAGGAGACAACTTACGAATTTCATTCTGTATTGCAGCCAAGTGGTCAAAGTCTTGCTTCTCTAGCTACAAAATTTCTTcaggaagagaaagcagaaggcTGGAGTCATAATCATGTCCCTGGTGTCAAGACATTAATGGAGAGTCCTGAGGGACAGGTGTCTCTGGAGCCCAGATCAGTCAGTCAGTTccaagcatcacacactgggtgcCAGAGCCCTTTACATTCAGCCCAGCATCACACTCCTCAGAGCGCCTTCACCAATCATGCAGCTGCTGGCAGGAAGACCCTTCCTAGCTGCATGGGGCTGGAGTGGTTTCCAGAGCTCTATCCTGGTTACATTGGACTAGGGGTGTTGCCAGGGAAGCCTCAGTATTGGAATGCAGTGTTCCAGAAGCCACAACTTATCAGTCCCCATGGGGAAACACTCTCACAAG TTTCTTTGTTGGAAAGAAGCTCGACTCATATGAGGAATTTGGAACCCCCTACCGGACTTACAACCTTCAGCTTCTCTCTAATGAGGTTCTTGGGAGCTGTACAAAAAG GCTGGATCAGGTGCAACACCACCATCAGGACGAGTGGAGTGGGCAGCATCACGATGCTCTTCACTGGGTACTTCATCCTGTGTTGTAGCTGGAGTTTCAGGCGTCTGA AAAAACTGTGCCGACCCCTGCCCTGGAAGAGCACGGCACCTCCGTGTGTTGGCGTGGCGAAGACGACTGGGGAGCACCGCTCAAAAACGTGTTTGGATTAG
- the MTNAP1 gene encoding mitochondrial nucleoid-associated protein 1 isoform X2: MSDHPSRMEVCPYCKKPFKRLKSHLPYCKMIGPTIPTEQKVYRSKPASLSHAKKMKGPIKVVVIKAKGKELEKENEERNSELIMDKPEQTVKSFPLPAVGLERAATTEADKDGKNPTQPSFKMPKNTKLKTAFQEETKMQFYAAENTSPKRELAKDLPKSGESRCHPSEAGASLLLGSREPSLSNQDRKYSSTIPNHIQTTSCDLQLDKIDPQRQELPVQLLDGPTGDCHSSPKNVGDGVKRVRTSLSSNERDSKGRDHLSGVTVDVRVTETPEKNTESLILSLKMSSLGKIQVMEKQEKGLTLGVETCGSKKNAEKSVSATEKQEWTALSHGSENFSTKDSATGKKSQGEGPHLSLFIPKETTYEFHSVLQPSGQSLASLATKFLQEEKAEGWSHNHVPGVKTLMESPEGQVSLEPRSVSQFQASHTGCQSPLHSAQHHTPQSAFTNHAAAGRKTLPSCMGLEWFPELYPGYIGLGVLPGKPQYWNAVFQKPQLISPHGETLSQGWIRCNTTIRTSGVGSITMLFTGYFILCCSWSFRRLKKLCRPLPWKSTAPPCVGVAKTTGEHRSKTCLD, translated from the exons ATGAGTGATCATCCATCCAGAATGGAGGTGTGCCCTTATTGTAAGAAGCCATTTAAACGATTAAAATCCCACTTGCCATACTGTAAGATGATAGGACCAACCATACCTACTGAACAAAAAGTTTATCGGTCCAAGCCTGCTTCACTCTCACATGCTAAGAAAATGAAAGGGCCAATCAAAGTTGTTGTAATTAAAGCTAAAGggaaagaattagagaaagagaatgaagaaagaaattctgaGTTGATAATGGACAAACCAGAACAGACAGTGAAGTCCTTTCCACTACCTGCTGTTGGTTTGGAAAGAGCAGCTACTACAGAGGCAGATAAAGACGGCAAGAATCCAACCCAACCATCCttcaaaatgccaaaaaataCGAAGCTGAAGACTGCTTTCCAAGAAGAAACCAAGATGCAGTTTTATGCAGCAGAGAACACCTCTCCTAAAAGAGAACTTGCCAAAGATCTGCCTAAATCAGGAGAAAGTCGATGTCATCCCTCAGAAGCTGGAGCATCTTTACTGCTTGGCTCAAGAGAACCTTCTTTGTCAAATCAAGATAGAAAATATTCCTCAACTATACCTAATCATATACAAACTACCTCTTGTGATCTGCAATTGGACAAAATTGATCCCCAAAGACAAGAACTTCCTGTACAATTACTAGACGGGCCCACTGGTGATTGTCATAGTTCTCCGAAGAATGTCGGTGATGGGGTTAAAAGGGTAAGAACATCATTGTCAAGCAATGAGAGAGATTCCAAAGGCAGGGATCACCTCTCAGGAGTCACTGTTGATGTTCGAGTCACTGAGACTCCAGAAAAGAACACGGAATCACTCATTTTAAGCCTTAAAATGAGCTCATTAGGTAAAATCCAAGTCATggagaagcaagagaaaggacTTACGCTTGGAGTAGAGACGTGTGGAAgcaaaaaaaatgcagagaaaagtgTGTCCGCAACAGAAAAGCAGGAATGGACTGCCTTGAGCCATGGCTCTGAGAACTTCAGCACTAAGGATTCAGCCACAGGAAAGAAGTCTCAAGGTGAAGGACCACATTTAAGTTTGTTCATTCCAAAGGAGACAACTTACGAATTTCATTCTGTATTGCAGCCAAGTGGTCAAAGTCTTGCTTCTCTAGCTACAAAATTTCTTcaggaagagaaagcagaaggcTGGAGTCATAATCATGTCCCTGGTGTCAAGACATTAATGGAGAGTCCTGAGGGACAGGTGTCTCTGGAGCCCAGATCAGTCAGTCAGTTccaagcatcacacactgggtgcCAGAGCCCTTTACATTCAGCCCAGCATCACACTCCTCAGAGCGCCTTCACCAATCATGCAGCTGCTGGCAGGAAGACCCTTCCTAGCTGCATGGGGCTGGAGTGGTTTCCAGAGCTCTATCCTGGTTACATTGGACTAGGGGTGTTGCCAGGGAAGCCTCAGTATTGGAATGCAGTGTTCCAGAAGCCACAACTTATCAGTCCCCATGGGGAAACACTCTCACAAG GCTGGATCAGGTGCAACACCACCATCAGGACGAGTGGAGTGGGCAGCATCACGATGCTCTTCACTGGGTACTTCATCCTGTGTTGTAGCTGGAGTTTCAGGCGTCTGA AAAAACTGTGCCGACCCCTGCCCTGGAAGAGCACGGCACCTCCGTGTGTTGGCGTGGCGAAGACGACTGGGGAGCACCGCTCAAAAACGTGTTTGGATTAG